The genomic region GGTTGCAGAGACAACTTGGGAATATAACACGCCCCAAGTTCCCCGGTAATCTCCAGGGTATATTCAAGCCTGCCGGCAAAACGTTGCTTCTGAATCAGCATATAATGCTCCAGCTGGTCCAGTTCAGATTGTAGGGGCACCAGTCCATCCGGTGCTCGCACAATATAACGAAACATCTCGCTCAAGGCTCGAATGACTTTGTAACTGTCTGCCGGTTTTTGCGAGTAGACCATGCCGCCAATCATCTGCAACGTGTTTTGCAGAAAATGCGGATGGATCTGGGACTGCAATGCTTTGAGCTCAGCCGTCTGCTTCTCCAGATTCATGAGGTAATTGTCCCTTATATGTTCCCGAATACGACTAGCCATGCCGTGCAGATTTTTCTCCAGCAGACCAATCTCATCTACCCGACCGCTTCGTACCACTTCCCTGTCCTTGATCAGCTGGATACCCTTCATGGAATTTGCCAGTCTGATAATAGGCTTCGATGTACGCCAGGCCACGAACCCAGCTATTCCTACAGAAATGACGGTTGCCAGGCCCCCCACAACTAATCCGTATTTCATCGTCTCCAAAGCACTTTCGTTAATAACATGGTCAGGTACAATCTTGATCACACGTAGTCCTGACGGCTCAATGGAATGAAAGAATACGTATTCCTTGGCTGTACGAATGAAGCCCGAACTTTCTTTGGTGCTTGCTAATTTCTCCAGTGCTTCGGCAGACGGCTGAATCTCTTGATTTGGCTGATAGACCGGACTTCCCGTGTTGTCCGCAATGTACACCGCATAGTCTCCCCGGCTATCCAGCAGCTCCAGGGTCTGGTTGAACTCAGCCCACTTGACCTCCAGACTGATGGCCCCAATCTGTGCCTGATCCTCGAAGCGGTTCATGCTGCGGGTCATGTGAAACTTTTGCGGATCATCCGGATCATTAATAATCGTAAAATCTTTATGTTGTGCAAAAAGCTCATGATATCCTTCCGGTATTTCCGATACCGCCTTGATGCGGGAATCCATGGAGTTGAAGGTGAACAGGGTGTCCAATTCCTTCAGGTACAGTTCAACGCCAAATACATAATTGCCAGCAGAATAGTATACACTGTTCAGCATATTGAACATGGCCTTCTGCTCATCGAATCGACTGGCTGCTGGTGCTTCCTGGTTCAACGCCAGATATTGATGCAATTCGTCACTGATCTGAATCGAATAGATAATATTGTTCATGCGCGCGAACTGTTCACCCAGATAGATGGAGGCCCAGTTCATGTTCGCCCGGTTGGTCTCCATAATCTCCTCTTCCATGGAAGAGCGGGTATTTTCGGCTGCCATGGCGGTCATGGCAATGACGGGTAGAACAGCCAGCAGCGTCATGGTCAAAATCAATTTATTGCGAATGCTGCGTTTGAAAGGATCTGTCAGCTTCCGATAACATTCGGTAAACACAGCGCATCCACTCCTGAGCTAAAATAGACAAACGCCCCAGCATGGAAGCCGAGGGCGCTTTGGTCTTTATATTCGTTTGGAAATGTTAAAATATCACGTTATACAATAGAATGAATGGTTACACGAGATCACTACGTGGTCAGAACAACCCTCTGATCGCTGTTATCACCGGATTTTTTTGATTCCCTTTTCTAATGGGAAAATCCAGTGATAAAGGCGAGGTGTATGCTTCCGATGCAGCTTTCTTTCAGAAAGCTTTTAGCTCCGCTTCCTCAGGTTTCTTCTGCCCTCTCCGTTAACGTGCACATGTTAAATTCAACTTATATACCTATATTTATTATTTCCTATTATTGTTCAATAATCCGTATGCCCCATGGCTCCAGTTCGATCTTCTCTCCCGCAGCAATCGGGGTTCCAGCCAGAAGTTCCGTTCCTTCCCCATAAGCATTCACGAAGGATGTGGCCTCATCTGCATAATTGAAATAGTAGCGGATCGTGTTCCCTTGATCGTTCACACCTGTCTTCACAATGATAGGAAAATCCATCTCCTGATCAGCTCCCCACACGCCCGCTTCCTTCATAACACGTTCCAACACCTTACGGATCACCGCAGAACTGGTATAACATCCGACATAGGTTGCTTTGCCTTTTCCATAGGCATTCTGGGTAATTGCCGCATATTCACCCCAATGCGGATGATCATACCAAGCGAGTACTTCAGCCGTTGTCGGTGTAATTAGTTCCATCCAGGTGTGAACCTGGTTTTGCTCCTCACCAACCTCGAATGGATCATCGCGCAGCGAGACATGTTTTGGCTCTACAAAAAGGTTATAGCTGATTCCACATGCCTCACTGATCAGGCCGGGCTGGCGAGTAGAGCGTACCTTAATATGCTCATTTGCGAATCCGCTTTTGAACGAGTAGACGATATGTCCGCCATCCTGTACGAATTGATTTAATTTTTCCAACAATGCATCCGAAGCAGCATACAGAGCAGGTACAACGAGCACATCATACCCCGCATAACTCTCAACAGATGGATCGATCAGGTCACAGCCAATGTTCATCTTGTACAATTCATCGTACATCCAGCGCACCACGTCATTGTAGTTCTTGTCACTGGTGAAGTTAAACCCGAACCATTTGATCGATGTCAGCGCCTCATTGCTGAACAGCACGGCCACCCGATTCGTTTTCTTCAGATTCACAAGTTTCGGACTGAGACGGGCAAAATCCCTGCCAATGGTCTTCGCTTCGTTGTACACCG from Paenibacillus sp. FSL R5-0341 harbors:
- a CDS encoding sensor histidine kinase, which produces MFTECYRKLTDPFKRSIRNKLILTMTLLAVLPVIAMTAMAAENTRSSMEEEIMETNRANMNWASIYLGEQFARMNNIIYSIQISDELHQYLALNQEAPAASRFDEQKAMFNMLNSVYYSAGNYVFGVELYLKELDTLFTFNSMDSRIKAVSEIPEGYHELFAQHKDFTIINDPDDPQKFHMTRSMNRFEDQAQIGAISLEVKWAEFNQTLELLDSRGDYAVYIADNTGSPVYQPNQEIQPSAEALEKLASTKESSGFIRTAKEYVFFHSIEPSGLRVIKIVPDHVINESALETMKYGLVVGGLATVISVGIAGFVAWRTSKPIIRLANSMKGIQLIKDREVVRSGRVDEIGLLEKNLHGMASRIREHIRDNYLMNLEKQTAELKALQSQIHPHFLQNTLQMIGGMVYSQKPADSYKVIRALSEMFRYIVRAPDGLVPLQSELDQLEHYMLIQKQRFAGRLEYTLEITGELGACYIPKLSLQPIVENAFLHGLEKKQGEWKLGIEVVCEPKDVTIRIRDNGVGMDAEKLGEMQSRLERLTRQADRVWSSGTSIGLVNAASRIIMHFGPEYGMSMESEYGQGTSVTVRIPCNTGGEAL